In Hymenobacter sublimis, a single genomic region encodes these proteins:
- a CDS encoding DUF4097 family beta strand repeat-containing protein, which produces MKLLPLLSLTCLLLWLPSCSLQAQNREATEKITREFTIAGDASRATLALYNIFGSVTVQGYSGKTVVVEITKTIKAPSAELLAQGQKEAQPGFEQHADSVLLYVAGPQDSRPRRQNQPDRFRDNWKNDERPRYSYQFDYTLKVPAGMEVRVSTVNGGKVQVQDVTGPLQARNVNGAVSIKNAQQATLAHTVNGDVEVSYAAAPTQASSYHTINGNILVSYPASVSADLYFKSMHGEMYTDFPKAEVLPARVTQNQQRDGQSIKYKISKETAVRLGKGGPDFRFETINGNVTIKQQTR; this is translated from the coding sequence ATGAAACTCCTCCCCCTACTCAGCCTAACCTGCCTGCTGCTGTGGTTGCCTAGCTGCTCCCTGCAGGCTCAGAACCGCGAAGCCACCGAGAAAATCACCCGCGAGTTCACCATTGCCGGCGACGCCAGCCGCGCTACCCTGGCCCTCTACAACATCTTCGGCTCCGTGACGGTGCAGGGCTACAGCGGCAAAACGGTAGTCGTTGAAATCACCAAAACCATTAAGGCCCCCAGCGCGGAGCTGCTGGCCCAGGGGCAGAAAGAGGCCCAACCCGGTTTCGAGCAGCACGCCGACAGTGTGCTACTCTACGTGGCCGGCCCCCAAGACTCGCGGCCGAGGCGCCAAAACCAGCCGGACCGCTTCCGCGACAACTGGAAAAACGACGAGCGGCCGCGCTACTCCTACCAGTTCGACTACACCCTGAAAGTACCGGCCGGCATGGAAGTGCGCGTTTCAACGGTGAACGGGGGCAAAGTACAAGTTCAGGACGTAACCGGGCCGCTGCAGGCCCGCAACGTGAACGGGGCCGTCAGCATCAAAAACGCCCAGCAGGCCACGCTGGCCCACACCGTAAACGGCGACGTGGAGGTCAGCTACGCCGCCGCTCCTACCCAGGCCTCCTCCTACCATACTATCAACGGGAACATTCTGGTGAGCTACCCTGCCTCCGTATCCGCGGACCTCTACTTTAAGAGCATGCACGGCGAGATGTACACCGATTTTCCGAAGGCCGAAGTACTGCCCGCCCGCGTGACGCAAAATCAGCAGCGCGACGGCCAGAGCATTAAATACAAAATCAGCAAGGAGACGGCCGTGCGGCTGGGCAAAGGCGGACCTGATTTCCGCTTTGAAACCATCAACGGCAACGTCACCATCAAACAGCAAACCCGATGA
- a CDS encoding RNA polymerase sigma factor: MNSLTDNSLMLQVKAGQVDKMGLLFERYHRALFAFFYHSNGNSTASEDLVQNVFYRMLKYRHTFNGEGEFRTWMYHLARNVLADAAKKNKASLHHQDVADWAEKIAGGPTADAGLQRTQEVALLHRAMAKLSADQREVLVLSRFQELKYEQIAQLLDTTVGAVKVRAHRALCQLKDIYLKLENGSKVREL, translated from the coding sequence TTGAACTCGCTTACGGACAACTCGCTCATGCTGCAGGTAAAGGCCGGCCAGGTCGATAAGATGGGGCTGCTGTTTGAGCGGTACCACCGGGCGCTGTTCGCGTTTTTCTACCACTCCAATGGCAACAGCACCGCCAGCGAAGACTTGGTGCAGAACGTGTTCTACCGGATGCTGAAGTACCGTCACACCTTTAACGGGGAGGGCGAGTTTCGGACCTGGATGTACCATTTGGCGCGCAACGTGCTAGCTGATGCCGCCAAGAAAAACAAGGCCTCCCTCCACCACCAGGACGTGGCCGACTGGGCCGAAAAAATTGCTGGCGGCCCCACCGCCGATGCCGGTCTGCAACGGACCCAGGAGGTAGCGCTTCTGCACCGGGCCATGGCCAAACTCAGCGCCGACCAACGGGAAGTGCTCGTATTGAGCCGCTTCCAGGAGCTGAAATACGAGCAGATAGCGCAACTGCTCGACACTACGGTAGGAGCCGTGAAGGTGCGCGCGCACCGGGCCCTCTGCCAATTGAAGGATATCTACTTGAAACTGGAAAATGGAAGCAAAGTCCGTGAACTGTGA
- a CDS encoding YciE/YciF ferroxidase family protein: MFDKLETLDDLLEMQLKDLYSAENQLVKALPKMASKAKDARLRQGFEMHLRETEKQVERLEQIGQTLGIDLDGHTCKAMEGLIAEGQETMSERATDEVMDAALIAAAQRIEHYEISGYGTAAHYAERLGQQQVASLLQQTLSEEQHTDTKLNELAKNYINAKAV, encoded by the coding sequence ATGTTCGACAAACTGGAAACCTTAGATGACCTGCTAGAAATGCAGCTCAAAGACCTGTACAGCGCCGAAAATCAACTGGTGAAAGCCCTGCCCAAAATGGCTAGCAAAGCCAAAGACGCCCGCCTGCGCCAGGGTTTCGAAATGCATTTGCGCGAAACTGAAAAGCAAGTAGAGCGTTTGGAGCAAATTGGCCAGACCCTGGGCATTGATCTGGACGGCCACACCTGCAAAGCCATGGAAGGCCTGATCGCGGAAGGCCAGGAAACCATGTCGGAGCGGGCCACTGATGAAGTGATGGACGCCGCCCTGATTGCCGCCGCACAGCGCATTGAGCACTACGAAATTTCGGGCTACGGCACCGCTGCTCACTACGCCGAGCGCCTGGGGCAGCAGCAAGTAGCTAGCCTGCTGCAGCAAACCCTCAGCGAGGAGCAGCACACCGATACCAAGCTGAACGAACTGGCTAAGAATTACATCAACGCCAAAGCCGTTTAA
- a CDS encoding zf-HC2 domain-containing protein, protein MEAKSVNCEGVQEELMDWLAGTLPADQHQAVQAHLTQCPGCQQELATVQALWNNLGHLPVPEPSEQLRPNFYSLLAEFQRAEQRRQRWSLGALLARLRAWWQPAYAVRLATSLALLLVGLVAGYGLKGTAETSEVAVRSQPAEAPALAATTKQQTQVLALLNNPSAVQRLRAVSYAEEVAPTNERVVAALLSTLNQDPNVNVRLASLEVLAGLSQDPMVRQGLVRSLTLQDSPLVQSALADVMVQLQERGSVRPLRKLLQQENLNEQVKDKIEQSIETLSTDRAPHPSTSSTHHETPPPTQPNLPAAVVA, encoded by the coding sequence ATGGAAGCAAAGTCCGTGAACTGTGAGGGCGTACAAGAGGAGCTGATGGACTGGCTGGCGGGCACCCTGCCAGCTGACCAGCACCAGGCCGTGCAAGCCCACTTAACCCAGTGCCCCGGCTGCCAGCAGGAGCTGGCAACGGTGCAGGCGCTGTGGAATAACCTAGGCCACTTGCCCGTGCCGGAGCCCAGCGAGCAGCTGCGCCCCAACTTTTACTCCCTGCTCGCTGAGTTCCAACGCGCAGAGCAACGGCGGCAGCGCTGGTCGTTGGGCGCGTTGCTGGCCCGCCTGCGGGCCTGGTGGCAGCCGGCCTACGCCGTGCGGCTGGCTACTAGCCTAGCCCTGCTACTAGTAGGACTGGTGGCCGGCTACGGCCTGAAAGGTACCGCGGAGACGTCCGAGGTAGCCGTTCGGTCTCAACCGGCCGAAGCCCCCGCCCTGGCTGCTACTACGAAGCAGCAAACCCAGGTGCTGGCTTTGCTCAATAACCCCTCGGCCGTGCAGCGCCTGCGGGCCGTGAGCTACGCCGAGGAAGTTGCGCCCACCAACGAACGGGTAGTGGCGGCCCTGCTCAGCACCCTCAATCAGGACCCGAACGTGAACGTGCGGCTAGCCTCGCTGGAAGTGCTGGCGGGCCTGAGCCAGGACCCCATGGTGCGGCAGGGGCTGGTTCGCTCCCTCACCCTCCAGGACTCGCCCTTGGTGCAGTCGGCGCTGGCCGATGTGATGGTGCAACTGCAGGAGCGCGGCTCGGTGCGCCCCTTGCGCAAGCTGCTTCAGCAGGAAAACCTGAACGAGCAGGTGAAAGACAAAATCGAGCAAAGCATTGAAACCCTGTCTACTGACCGGGCGCCTCATCCCTCTACCTCATCTACCCACCATGAAACTCCTCCCCCTACTCAGCCTAACCTGCCTGCTGCTGTGGTTGCCTAG
- a CDS encoding HTTM domain-containing protein: MPALYTVLRRFFEVDLRALALLRAAVAIVLLIDIGVRSTDLEAFYSNIGVLPLSVLLEHSWNPYEFSLHASSGLWQVQAVLFLLAAAAAVALLLGYQTRLMTFLSWVLLVSVQNRNPLILQGGDDLLRMLLFWGFFLPWGRVYSLDARRKPLPASMTYASAATLAYVVQLALVYWCTALLKSSPEWHQEGTALYYAFSLDQVVLPGGRLLYPYPGLLQAFTWMTFYLEMLLPCVLFIPWRVPWWRLLFVGVIYGFHLGISLTLFVGLFFLINWASVLGLLPGSAMDWLERKLVPAYQRLGPQVAARLVQPWNTRLAQWRSGVRLRVETSLELSEGFRNLLRAVREGAVLGLLAYVCWWNLDSIVRPEWTMRQPMRWLGYLVRTDQHWGMFAPSVFKDDGWYILDGTTQDGRHVDLNQEGRGTTLEKPASVVSLFRNDRWRKYSENYLFVDNSFMRPYYCNYLLRIWHENPTHPPLRQLDVIYMKEVSLPDYKVAAPTREVLCSCALPAPSAR; this comes from the coding sequence ATGCCAGCTCTATATACGGTGTTGCGGCGTTTTTTTGAGGTTGACTTACGTGCCCTGGCCCTGTTGCGAGCGGCCGTGGCTATTGTTCTGCTCATTGATATTGGTGTCCGCAGCACCGATTTAGAAGCGTTTTACTCCAACATAGGCGTGCTGCCCCTGTCCGTGCTGTTGGAGCACAGCTGGAATCCGTATGAGTTTTCCTTGCATGCTAGCAGTGGCTTGTGGCAGGTGCAGGCTGTACTGTTTCTGCTGGCCGCCGCCGCCGCCGTAGCCTTGCTGCTCGGCTACCAAACGCGCCTAATGACGTTTTTGTCCTGGGTGCTGCTGGTGTCGGTGCAGAACCGTAACCCCCTGATTCTGCAGGGCGGCGACGATTTGCTGCGGATGCTTTTGTTCTGGGGCTTCTTTTTGCCCTGGGGACGGGTGTACTCCCTGGATGCCCGCCGTAAGCCCCTGCCCGCCAGCATGACGTACGCCAGTGCAGCCACGCTGGCCTACGTGGTGCAGTTGGCGCTGGTGTACTGGTGCACCGCCTTACTTAAAAGCAGCCCGGAGTGGCACCAAGAAGGTACCGCCCTGTACTATGCCTTCAGCCTCGACCAGGTAGTGCTGCCCGGCGGCCGGCTGCTGTATCCGTACCCGGGCCTGCTCCAGGCCTTTACCTGGATGACCTTTTACCTGGAAATGCTACTGCCCTGCGTGCTGTTCATTCCGTGGCGGGTACCGTGGTGGCGGCTGCTTTTTGTGGGAGTAATATACGGCTTTCACCTTGGAATCAGCCTGACGCTCTTCGTGGGTCTGTTTTTCCTGATTAACTGGGCCTCGGTGCTAGGGCTGCTGCCCGGCAGCGCCATGGATTGGTTGGAGCGCAAGCTGGTGCCGGCTTACCAGCGCCTCGGCCCCCAGGTGGCGGCGCGGCTGGTGCAGCCCTGGAACACGCGCCTGGCCCAGTGGCGTAGCGGCGTGCGGCTGCGGGTAGAAACGTCGTTGGAGCTTTCTGAGGGCTTTCGGAATCTGCTGCGGGCCGTGCGCGAAGGGGCGGTGCTGGGACTGCTGGCCTACGTGTGCTGGTGGAACCTAGACAGCATCGTTCGGCCCGAGTGGACCATGCGCCAGCCCATGCGTTGGTTGGGCTACCTAGTACGCACCGATCAGCATTGGGGCATGTTTGCGCCCTCCGTATTCAAAGACGACGGCTGGTACATTCTCGATGGTACCACCCAGGATGGCCGTCACGTCGATCTGAACCAGGAGGGTAGGGGCACGACCCTAGAAAAGCCTGCCTCCGTGGTTTCCCTGTTCCGCAACGACCGGTGGCGCAAGTACTCGGAGAACTACCTGTTCGTGGATAACTCCTTTATGCGGCCCTATTACTGCAACTACCTGCTGCGCATCTGGCACGAAAACCCTACTCATCCGCCCCTGCGGCAACTCGATGTCATTTACATGAAGGAGGTGTCACTGCCTGATTACAAAGTGGCCGCTCCTACCCGGGAAGTGTTGTGCAGCTGCGCCCTACCCGCTCCGTCTGCCCGCTAA
- a CDS encoding RES domain-containing protein — translation MVSSSSLPEVAAVRRQLSALRHLSLRRHSIAELSKRIRRLLTSHPVRCIELPAGVLLYRGVPRQELPVYWSEVSYPPPERVANNQRANRAGQPMFYASATWHPPFFEAGVQPEDHIVISRWISRQPLRLVSFHEPDHCSDDPHADRNQVLGQARATLPEPARLVAAFLTRVLIKPVSEHNSHHYRLSIALAEACELGAAFDGLLYPSAAMTSPAHNLALHPTCLDAGKLTLQYVEHLRVKHVGVDMLDVCSLDFANRFNEEGRLEWLGQPGNWVLREAGSSSNYYLKASCGWQP, via the coding sequence ATGGTCTCCTCGTCTTCCCTGCCGGAAGTGGCTGCTGTCCGCCGGCAGTTATCCGCGCTGCGGCACCTGAGCCTGCGTCGTCACTCTATTGCGGAGCTAAGCAAGCGCATCCGGCGGCTATTGACTAGTCATCCAGTACGCTGTATTGAGCTGCCCGCGGGAGTGCTGCTGTACCGGGGAGTGCCCCGGCAGGAGCTACCCGTTTATTGGTCGGAAGTATCCTATCCACCTCCCGAGCGGGTAGCCAATAACCAACGAGCCAATCGGGCGGGGCAGCCTATGTTCTACGCCAGCGCTACCTGGCATCCGCCTTTTTTTGAGGCCGGAGTTCAGCCTGAGGACCACATCGTTATCAGCCGCTGGATTAGTCGCCAGCCCTTGCGCCTGGTTAGCTTTCATGAACCGGACCACTGTTCCGATGACCCGCACGCCGACCGTAATCAGGTGCTCGGGCAGGCCCGGGCCACTTTACCCGAGCCGGCCCGCCTAGTAGCAGCCTTCCTGACTCGGGTGCTTATCAAGCCTGTTTCGGAGCACAACTCCCACCACTACCGCCTGTCCATTGCGTTGGCTGAAGCCTGTGAACTCGGAGCCGCCTTTGATGGCTTGCTATACCCCTCTGCGGCCATGACCTCGCCGGCCCACAACCTGGCGTTGCACCCTACCTGCCTAGATGCCGGCAAGCTAACGCTGCAATATGTGGAGCACCTGCGCGTCAAGCACGTAGGGGTTGATATGCTGGACGTTTGCTCCCTGGATTTTGCCAACCGGTTCAATGAGGAAGGGCGGTTGGAGTGGCTGGGCCAACCCGGTAACTGGGTGCTCCGCGAGGCCGGTAGCAGTAGTAACTACTACCTGAAGGCAAGCTGCGGCTGGCAACCGTAG
- a CDS encoding response regulator, with amino-acid sequence MIRIFLVDDHAIVREGLRAALATEPTLSIVAEAGNGQELLERLPTTPVDVVMLDMNMPVLDGLATTKRLREEFPDTRILILSMLNHERNIGQVLDAGAHGYVLKNADKSEIVVALHTVAAGKPYLCSELGLVMLRKVLNLTGSYGEEQLKKSSDLSNREREVLHLIAEGLTTNEIADKLFTSKRTIETHRQNIIEKTQVKNTAALIKYAMEKGLIKEA; translated from the coding sequence ATGATTCGAATTTTTTTAGTTGATGACCACGCCATTGTGCGGGAAGGTTTACGCGCCGCCTTAGCCACGGAGCCTACCCTCTCTATTGTTGCGGAAGCAGGCAACGGGCAGGAACTGCTAGAGCGCCTCCCCACCACTCCGGTCGATGTGGTGATGCTGGACATGAATATGCCCGTGCTCGATGGTCTGGCTACTACCAAGCGCTTGCGCGAAGAGTTTCCGGACACGCGCATTCTCATTCTTTCCATGCTGAACCACGAGCGGAACATTGGTCAGGTGCTCGATGCCGGCGCCCACGGCTACGTGCTAAAAAACGCTGACAAGTCGGAAATAGTAGTAGCCTTGCACACCGTGGCGGCGGGCAAGCCCTACTTGTGCAGTGAGCTGGGACTGGTTATGCTACGGAAGGTATTGAACCTGACGGGCAGCTACGGCGAGGAGCAGCTCAAGAAATCTAGCGACTTGTCGAACCGGGAGCGGGAGGTGCTGCATCTGATTGCGGAAGGACTGACTACCAATGAAATAGCCGACAAGCTTTTCACCAGCAAGCGCACCATCGAAACGCACCGCCAGAACATCATCGAAAAAACGCAGGTGAAAAACACGGCCGCTCTCATTAAATACGCCATGGAAAAAGGCCTGATTAAAGAGGCATAG
- a CDS encoding cyanophycinase — MPTKKRTLAASCPVPKGKLLLIGGHEHKGDAPEDDEQAARNVNFAPEAILRRLADEIGNRGPLVVIPTASEEPHEAAQDYVRAFHRIGGPTVEVLNIKTRTEANNEEFIRVLDTAGGVLFTGGDQLRLTALLGGTLMQRCLHERYSNEEFIIAGTSAGATAMSTPMIYQGRNDAGFLKGEIHITTGLELMHDVAVDTHFVARGRIVRMAQILATNPACVGMGLEEDTAVLVTEGRELEVLGSGLVIILDARSCSSTNIHEIAPNTPFTMRGIDLHLLASGEQYTLPIQPRLYA, encoded by the coding sequence ATGCCTACCAAAAAACGTACTCTCGCAGCTTCTTGCCCCGTTCCCAAGGGTAAACTATTACTGATTGGCGGCCATGAGCACAAGGGCGATGCGCCGGAAGATGATGAACAGGCGGCCCGCAACGTAAACTTTGCGCCAGAAGCCATTTTGCGCCGCCTGGCCGACGAAATTGGCAACCGGGGGCCGCTGGTGGTAATACCCACTGCTTCCGAAGAACCCCACGAGGCGGCCCAGGATTACGTGCGGGCATTTCACCGCATTGGGGGGCCTACGGTGGAGGTCCTGAACATTAAAACCCGCACTGAGGCCAACAACGAGGAATTCATTCGGGTGCTGGATACGGCCGGCGGCGTGCTCTTTACCGGTGGCGACCAGTTGCGGCTTACGGCCTTATTGGGCGGCACGCTTATGCAGCGGTGCCTGCACGAGCGGTATTCCAATGAGGAGTTTATTATTGCCGGCACCAGCGCGGGAGCCACGGCCATGAGCACGCCCATGATTTACCAGGGCCGCAACGATGCGGGCTTTCTAAAAGGCGAAATTCACATCACAACTGGTCTGGAGTTGATGCACGACGTAGCCGTGGATACGCACTTCGTAGCGCGCGGCCGCATTGTGCGCATGGCCCAGATTCTGGCTACCAACCCAGCCTGCGTGGGCATGGGCCTGGAAGAAGACACGGCCGTACTCGTAACGGAGGGCCGGGAACTGGAAGTGCTGGGCAGCGGGCTGGTTATCATCCTGGATGCGCGGTCCTGCAGCTCCACTAACATCCACGAAATAGCCCCGAATACGCCTTTCACCATGCGCGGCATCGACCTTCACTTGCTGGCCAGCGGCGAGCAGTACACCCTACCTATTCAGCCCCGGCTGTACGCCTAA
- a CDS encoding MBL fold metallo-hydrolase produces the protein MSASTPKATDTRANTPALHPVVPGLWGQRNVFVNLYYVRTQEQPVASWVLVDAGLPGSGSKVQHTAEYLFGPGNPPAAILLTHGHFDHVGALPHLLKTWPNVTVYAHPLELPYLRGLSAYPPPDPSVGGGAMAAMSFLYPKAPLDLGSRVQPLPTDGSVPHLPGWRWLPTPGHTPGHVSFFREQDRTLLAGDAFVTTKQESATAVWQQRQEVNGPPAYFTPDWPEAHQSVVLLAELQPAVAATGHGIPMRGEVLHQELQRLARQFEELAVPAQGRYVGHPATANETGVTYVPPAPERQVPLWAVGAGVAAAVAGLVWLRSRNRPSPGQTSTYTSQDRYR, from the coding sequence ATGTCTGCTTCAACCCCCAAAGCCACCGATACCCGCGCCAACACGCCCGCCCTGCACCCCGTGGTGCCGGGGTTATGGGGCCAGCGCAATGTGTTCGTGAATCTCTACTACGTCCGGACTCAGGAGCAACCCGTGGCCTCGTGGGTACTCGTAGATGCTGGTCTGCCGGGGTCCGGCTCCAAGGTTCAGCACACGGCCGAGTATCTGTTTGGGCCAGGTAATCCGCCCGCGGCCATCCTGCTCACCCACGGCCACTTCGACCACGTAGGGGCCCTGCCTCACCTGCTCAAAACCTGGCCCAACGTAACGGTGTACGCCCACCCATTGGAGCTGCCCTACCTCCGCGGCCTGTCGGCCTACCCCCCGCCCGACCCCTCAGTTGGGGGCGGAGCCATGGCAGCCATGTCGTTTCTTTATCCCAAGGCCCCACTTGATTTAGGCAGCCGGGTACAGCCCCTGCCTACCGACGGCTCGGTGCCGCATTTGCCAGGGTGGCGCTGGCTGCCCACGCCGGGTCACACCCCGGGCCACGTGTCCTTCTTCCGGGAGCAAGACCGCACGCTGCTGGCCGGCGACGCCTTCGTGACTACCAAGCAGGAATCGGCTACGGCCGTGTGGCAGCAGCGCCAGGAGGTGAATGGCCCGCCCGCCTATTTTACTCCCGACTGGCCCGAGGCGCACCAATCCGTGGTTTTGCTAGCCGAGTTGCAGCCCGCAGTGGCAGCCACCGGGCACGGCATTCCCATGCGTGGGGAGGTGCTGCACCAGGAACTACAGCGGCTGGCCCGGCAGTTTGAGGAACTGGCCGTGCCCGCCCAGGGCCGCTACGTCGGTCACCCAGCTACGGCCAATGAAACGGGGGTTACCTACGTGCCCCCAGCTCCTGAACGCCAGGTGCCCCTGTGGGCTGTAGGAGCGGGGGTAGCGGCGGCCGTGGCTGGTTTGGTCTGGCTGCGCAGCCGCAACCGTCCGTCCCCTGGGCAGACTTCTACCTATACCTCCCAGGACCGGTACCGATAA